The Lacipirellula parvula genome window below encodes:
- the lsrF gene encoding 3-hydroxy-5-phosphonooxypentane-2,4-dione thiolase — MPEVDVSKKEKNYFTDVPQQTPGFFLKGSGNLDWGMKHRLSHTFNPKTGRTVMLAFDHGYFQGPTTGLERIDQTIVPLAPMCDALFCTRGITRSMIPADIQKPVFLRASGGPSILKELSDEQIAMDIEDAIRLDAAGIGIQVFIGGEHETRSVHNMTRLVDAGMRYGIPVMAVTAVGKELVRNAQYFRLACRMCAELGAHVIKTYYVAEEFETVTSSCPVPIVMAGGKKLPELEALTMAYNAVQQGAAGVDMGRNIFQSDAPKAMMTAVNKVVHENMKPAEALQLFESLKAESK, encoded by the coding sequence ATGCCAGAAGTCGACGTCAGCAAGAAAGAAAAGAACTACTTCACCGACGTGCCGCAGCAAACCCCCGGGTTCTTCCTCAAGGGAAGCGGCAACCTCGATTGGGGCATGAAGCACCGCCTCTCGCACACCTTCAATCCGAAGACGGGCCGCACCGTGATGCTCGCCTTCGATCACGGCTACTTCCAAGGCCCCACCACCGGCCTCGAGCGCATCGATCAAACGATCGTCCCGCTCGCCCCGATGTGCGACGCCCTGTTCTGCACCCGCGGCATCACCCGCTCGATGATCCCGGCCGACATTCAGAAGCCGGTCTTCCTGCGTGCCAGCGGCGGCCCGAGCATCCTCAAGGAACTCTCGGACGAACAGATCGCGATGGACATCGAAGATGCCATCCGCCTCGACGCGGCCGGCATCGGCATCCAGGTCTTCATCGGCGGCGAGCATGAAACCCGCTCCGTCCACAACATGACGCGCCTCGTCGACGCCGGCATGCGTTACGGCATCCCCGTGATGGCCGTCACCGCCGTCGGCAAGGAACTCGTCCGCAACGCCCAGTACTTCCGACTCGCTTGCCGCATGTGCGCTGAACTCGGCGCCCACGTCATCAAGACCTACTACGTCGCTGAAGAGTTCGAAACCGTCACCTCGTCCTGCCCTGTGCCGATCGTCATGGCCGGCGGCAAGAAGCTGCCGGAACTCGAAGCCCTGACGATGGCTTACAACGCCGTCCAACAAGGCGCCGCCGGCGTCGACATGGGCCGCAATATCTTCCAGTCGGACGCGCCGAAGGCGATGATGACCGCCGTCAACAAGGTCGTTCATGAAAACATGAAGCCGGCCGAAGCGCTCCAACTCTTCGAATCGCTCAAGGCGGAGTCGAAGTAG